The proteins below are encoded in one region of Silene latifolia isolate original U9 population chromosome 2, ASM4854445v1, whole genome shotgun sequence:
- the LOC141643602 gene encoding uncharacterized protein LOC141643602, which yields MVSTRGSRRKANEEVVHVKQSKLSASSPKSSRRKPNAPRKFQSDDTKGRLTGMTEASFAEKLGICKLEQQTDEATLAAKYSGANVRAEHQLEDDQLSGSLAQATIRTSRIQDLIMPLYTTQETQKDASQEVNTMSNITAPEGAARGLNGLGAIRLSEKLNHFPNNTTTGSISLNMTEFADQNATNEFSDIDSVVGESSLMTVRRYQVKPEYVAPLTSILSMHGDIGAKCSLSSVIVSSLYMERLCDILQKLRCTSIGAITPHALQDMRASVTDIGNVNIEIGWLKNRLDEIFEAKKAIGQLQSTSKLKMLHTQRKKTLAEKKVQLEEHKRHYANIEAQSRDIRNLISAAQSDISTIENQVLETAEAISESRAKLKKVFDLKTLVDGLI from the exons ATGGTTTCAACTAGAGGATCAAGAAGAAAAGCTAATGAAGAAGTTGTCCATGTCAAACAATCCAAATTATCCGCTTCTTCTCCTAAG TCTTCTCGCAGAAAGCCCAACGCTCCGAGAAAATTCCAAAGTGATGACACCAAAGGGAGGTTAACGGGCATGACAGAGGCTAGCTTTGCAGAGAAGCTCGGTATTTGTAAATTAGAACAGCAGACTGATGAGGCAACCTTAGCAGCCAAATACTCTGGTGCAAACGTTCGCGCTGAGCATCAGTTAGAAGATGATCAACTTTCGGGCTCGCTTGCTCAAGCTACAATCAGGACTTCAAGAATACAG GATTTAATAATGCCCTTGTATACCACCCAAGAAACTCAAAAGGATGCATCACAGGAAGTAAACACAATGTCAAACATCACTGCTCCAGAAGGCGCCGCTCGTGGGTTAAACGGGTTGGGTGCGATCCGTTTATCAGAGAAGTTGAATCATTTTCCCAATAACACAACAACCGGTTCTATAAGCTTAAATATGACCGAGTTTGCCGATCAAAATGCCACCAATGAGTTTTCTGATATAGACTCAGTAGTGGGTGAATCCTCATTGATGACTGTAAGGCGTTATCAAGTGAAACCCGAGTATGTAGCTCCCCTAACCTCAATTCTATCAATGCATGGGGACATTGGTGCTAAATGCTCTCTTAGCTCGGTCATAGTTTCCTCGCTCTATATGGAGAGACTATGTGACATTCTTCAAAAGCTGAGGTGCACGAGCATAGGAGCCATCACTCCACACGCGCTTCAAGATATGAGGGCTTCAGTTACTGATATCGGGAATGTAAATATAGAAATTGGGTGGCTGAAAAACAGGCTTGACGAGATATTCGAGGCAAAGAAGGCAATAGGTCAGCTTCAATCTACCTCTAAGCTGAAAATGCTACATACTCAACGTAAGAAAACACTTGCCGAGAAGAAAGTGCAATTGGAAGAGCATAAGAGGCATTATGCTAACATAGAAGCACAATCTCGTGATATTCGGAACTTAATTTCTGCTGCGCAGTCTGATATTTCTACTATAGAGAATCAAGTGCTGGAAACCGCCGAGGCCATCTCGGAAAGCAGGGCAAAGTTGAAGAAAGTTTTTGATTTGAAGACTTTGgttgatggtttaatttag